Within Sphingobium sp. SCG-1, the genomic segment TGACGGCCTTCGACACCACGACGCACCGCCGCGTAGGCAGGATCGACTTTCCCGCCGCCCTGCCCGGCGATCGTCCTCCGGGTGAGCAGATTCAGGCGGTCGGCATCGCCCTTACCCGCGATGGCAAGCGGGCTTTCGTCGCACTAGGACGCGCGAAGTTGGTGGCGGAGATCGATCCTCGATCCCTGGCCCTAATCCGAACGTTTCCCGTCGGATGGCGCGCATGGAACCTCTCGCTCAGCTCCGACGAGCGGCATCTTTATACCGCAAACGGTCTCAGCGGCGACGTGTCCGTGATCGACCTCACTGCCAATCGCGTGGTTGGTCGTGTCGCGGTCGGCGGCAAGCCATGGGGCATTGCAGTCCGATGAGGCGTGCTCTCGTGCTTGCCGCTCTGTTGCTTACTGCGTGCCATACCGCCCCCGAAAAGCCGGTGCTGCGAGTCTGCGCTGACCCGAACAACATGCCCTTCTCCAACCGAAAGGGAGAGGGATATGAGAATGCGCTGGCAAGGCTTCTTGCGCGGGATATGGGGGCGGAGCTTCGCTACGTCTGGTGGGCGCAGCGGCGCGGCAATCTGCGGGAGACGCTGCGCGCGGGGCGGTGCGATCTGGTGCCGGGCGTGGCGAGTGCGCTGGAGAGCGTAGCGACCAGCACGCCTTATTACCGGGCGAGTTACATGGTCGTCACGCGTACCAGCGATCGGCTGACGATCCGTTCGCTCGACGATCCGCACCTGAAGCGGTTGCAGATCGGCGTGCAGCTCGTGGGCGACGACGGGTCTAACACCCCGCCCGCTCATGCCCTGACGCGGCGTGGCATCATAAGCAACGTACGCGGCTTCATGGTACAGGGCGACTATCGGCGCGCCTTTCCGCAAGAGGCGATCCTCGACGCGCTGGCGGCGGGGCAGATCGACATCGCCTTCGTTTGGGAGCCTGTCGCGGCCTATTATGCGATCCGCCATCCCGGCATGATCCGCCTGACACCGGTCTCGCCTGCCTTCGATGGTCCGGCGCTGCCTATGATCTACGATGTTTCGGTCGCAGTGCGAAAGGACGATCTGCCTTTAAGGCAGCGCATCGACACCATTTTGCAACGTCGCCATGGCGAGATCGTGCGCCGTCTACGGTCCTATGGCCTCCGCGCCGACGAAGTATAGCCTGCAACGGATCCCCTCGGCTATCGCCCAAGAGTGGCTTGGCGGATCGGCGTTCAAGCCGCCTTTTACGACAGCAACTGGATGATCGCGGAGAAGTCGCGTCCGCCTTCGCCCTTGTTGGCGAGCAATTGATAGAGCGCTTCGGCGGCGTGACCCATCGGAACGCTGGCGTTGACCGAGGCTGCGGCTTCCGTCGCAAGTTTCAGATCCTTGAGCATCAGCGCCGTCGCGAAGCCGCCCTTATAGTCATTGTCCGCCGGGCTTTGTGGGCCAACGCCGGGGAGCGGGCAGTAGCTCGTCATCGACCAGCTTTGACCCGACGCCACGCTGGAGATGTCGTAGAAGGTTTGTGGATCGAGGCCCAGCTTCTGCGCCATGGCGAAGCTCTCGCACGTCGCGATCATCGTTGCGCCAAGCAGCATATTGTTGCAGATCTTGGCGGCCTGTCCGTTGCCCGCGCCACCGGCATGGATCACGGCCTTGCCCATGGCGGACAGGATCGGCTTGGCCATATCGAATGCCTCATCGGTGCCGCCGACCATGAAGGTCAGCGTGCCGCCATTGGCGGCGGCAATGCCTCCGGACACTGGCGCATCGGCCATCAGGAAGCCTTTGGCGACGGCTGCTTCGATCACCCGACGCGCAGTCGCGACATCGATGGTCGAGCAGTCGAGGAGCAGGGCACCGGGCTTGGCTGCCTCGAACACTTCTCCATTATATACAGCGTCCACATGCTTGCCTGCCGGCAGCATTGTGACGACGGCGTCCGCGCCTGCCGCTGCGTCGGCGGCGCTGGTGGATCGGGTCACGCCCGCAGCCTCCGCCTTCGCAAGAGCCTCTTCCGACAGGTCGAAGGCGCGCACGGCATAGCCGTTCTTGACGAGGTTGGCCGC encodes:
- a CDS encoding quinoprotein dehydrogenase-associated putative ABC transporter substrate-binding protein yields the protein MRRALVLAALLLTACHTAPEKPVLRVCADPNNMPFSNRKGEGYENALARLLARDMGAELRYVWWAQRRGNLRETLRAGRCDLVPGVASALESVATSTPYYRASYMVVTRTSDRLTIRSLDDPHLKRLQIGVQLVGDDGSNTPPAHALTRRGIISNVRGFMVQGDYRRAFPQEAILDALAAGQIDIAFVWEPVAAYYAIRHPGMIRLTPVSPAFDGPALPMIYDVSVAVRKDDLPLRQRIDTILQRRHGEIVRRLRSYGLRADEV
- the mmsB gene encoding 3-hydroxyisobutyrate dehydrogenase, which encodes MSRNAPAHGRAADMTKTIGFIGLGNMGGGMAANLVKNGYAVRAFDLSEEALAKAEAAGVTRSTSAADAAAGADAVVTMLPAGKHVDAVYNGEVFEAAKPGALLLDCSTIDVATARRVIEAAVAKGFLMADAPVSGGIAAANGGTLTFMVGGTDEAFDMAKPILSAMGKAVIHAGGAGNGQAAKICNNMLLGATMIATCESFAMAQKLGLDPQTFYDISSVASGQSWSMTSYCPLPGVGPQSPADNDYKGGFATALMLKDLKLATEAAASVNASVPMGHAAEALYQLLANKGEGGRDFSAIIQLLS